Sequence from the Pedobacter sp. D749 genome:
ATCTGCAGCAGATTCATTAAAAAAAGCAACAATTACCGGTTCCGCTGTTAATGCTGATGCAGCTAAATTAAAAGCATTAACTAAACCTGTAGCAGATAAACTTGCTGCAATTAATGCAGAATATGCGGCTTATACACCAGAGCAAAAACAAGATAAGGCTGTTATGGAGGCTTTAGGCGCTCGTTATGAAAAAGAAGCTGCAGGATTGACACCATTGTTATTGCAGTTTGCTAACAGCAACCCAAAATCATTTATAAGCTTAAATTCAATTAATGAGCTGGCTTCAGATCCAGATCAGGCGGCTGCAGCAGAGAAAACTTTTAATGCACTTTCACCTGAGCTTAAGGCAACTTACACGGGCAAAAAAATTGCTCAAATATTCGAAGCAGGAAGAAAAACAGCTATAGGTGTGATGGCTATGGATTTTACTCAGAATGACCCTGATGGTAAACCCGTTAAATTATCTGATTTTAAAGGAAAATATGTACTGGTAGATTTCTGGGCTTCATGGTGTGGTCCATGCCGTCAGGAAAATCCAAATGTGGTAGTAGCTTACAACAAATTTAAAGATAAAGGCTTTACTGTTTTAGGCGTTTCTTTAGACCGTCCGGGCAAAAAAGATGCCTGGTTAAAAGCAATTGCTGACGACAAATTAACATGGACACATGTTTCTGATTTAAAATTTTGGGATAACGAGGTAGCTCAAATGTATGGCATTCGCTCAATTCCAGCCAATTTCTTAATTGATCCAACAGGTAAAATTATTGCTAAAGGCTTAAGAGAACAAGCTTTACAAGATAAACTTCAAGAATTATTAGGAAGTAAATCGAAATAAAAAAGCATTCAAACAAAGAAAGTCCCAATTTTTAGTTGGGACTTTCTTTGTTATAGGAAAACTTATTAAGCAGATTTTAAGAAATCCAATACGTTAATGAAATAATTTTCAAGTCCCTGGTAAGGGTCTTCTCCAGGAATCCACGATGCGAATTTCCAGTATTCCCAATCTGTATTTTCGATTATCGGTGGGATTAAAAGGAAATATTGTTCTTCCGTCAGGCCACCGATTACAATACTTCTAGCCAGTTTAATTCCTACATCGAGCAATTCTATATGCTCAGTCCAGATTTCGATTAGCTGTGGGTCAACATCTTTTAGAAATGCTACATCACTTATCTTGGAAAACGATGGATCACGTTTTCATTTGGTGTAGTAAATCCATTGGTAATCAACAGAAATTCTTTATAATCCGCTGGAAGCGTTACTCCCAGCCTTATTTCAGCTTCTTGTATTTCGGCTGAGGTGGCGGGTTGATTGCCCAGCCATTTTGTTTCAGTCTGCTCAGTTGTAAAACTAAATTCTCCTTGTTTAATCGACGTTTCGGAAATCTTCTTAAGTATTTTCTTCAACTTATAATCTTTTAAATCAAGTCAAACCCGATATCTTCCCTGAAATATTTCCCGTCGAAATAAATTCTCCCAGCATCAGCAGTTGCCGATTGTAAAGCAGTAAACAAATCTTTTTGCAGACTGGTAATCGCAATTACCCTTCCTCCATTTGTTTTTACCACATCATTTTCTAATAACGTACCGGCATGAAATGCATTAGAATGACGTAGGTTCTCGATGCCCGAAATGGCTTTACCTTTCAGGTAATCGCCTGGATAACCACCTGCCACAATCATTACAGTAGCGGCCGTTTGCTCAGAAATAACCAGATTAACCTGGTTTAATTGTTTATTGGCTGTAGCTAAAAATAGCTCTACCAAGTCGTTTTCAACTCTGGGTATCACACTCTCTGTTTCAGGATCGCCCATACGTGCATTGTACTCAATTACAAAAGGCTCCTCTCCTACTTTAATCAGTCCGAAAAAGATAAAACCTGTATAATCGATATTATCTTTCTTTAAACCATCAACCGTTGGTTTAATAATGCGTTCTTCTACTTTAGCCAAAAATTCTGGTGTGGCAAAAGGAACAGGAGAAACCGAGCCCATACCACCAGTATTTAAACCAGTATCGCCCTGGCCAATCCTCTTATAATCTTTAGCAGAAGGCAGTGTAATATAATTTTCACCATCAGTTAAAATAAATACCGAAAGTTCTATCCCGCTTAAAAATTCTTCAATGACTACCGTTGCCCCAGCTGCACCAAATTTACCGCCAAGCATCAGTTTTAATTCTTCCTGAGCTTCGATGGTTTCAGTGCAGATTAACACCCCTTTACCAGCTGCCAAACCATCTGCCTTTAAAACTACCGGTAAAGCATGGTTTTGCAGATAAGCCAAACCATCTTCCAAAGTTTCGGGCGTAAAAGATTTTGAAGCCGCAGTAGGAATACCATGGCGCTCCATAAACTGTTTAGAGAAATCTTTGCTTCCTTCTAAAATGGCGCCCTCTTTTTTAGGTCCGATAACAGGAATGTGTGCAATGGCTTTGTCGGCAAGGAAAAAGTCATGAATACCATTTACCAGCGGTTCTTCAGGGCCTACTACAACAAGTCCGATGTTTTCGGTAAGCACTACTTTTTTAATGGCATCAAAATCGTTTACATTGATGTTGATGTTTGTGCCATAAGCCCCTGTACCACCGTTACCTGGAGCAATAATTAGTTTATCGCAGTGCGAAGACTGGCTCATTTTCCAAGCGAATGCGCTTTCTCTGCCGCCTGAACCTAAAAGTAAGATATTCATATCGGCAAAGATAATATTTTACCATCAAGTAGCCCAGTATGAAGAGGTAAGACTTTACGATAAAGCACTTTTGCTTTAAACTGTTCAGTATTTAAAAAAAATGAAGAGGAATACGAAACTAAAATATGCCCAAAGAATAGAAAACATGGCGTGGACGGTGGTTTCGAATAGCTTACCTTTCCATAAGTCCTTGGAATAAACAAAGAATTGAATAAAGAATCTCGTAATCCAAAATAAACCCAAACCGAGCGATATTTTTCTTCCAAGATCGGTATATATTAATTCGTTTGATGAGGTTAAACAGAGTAGTCCCATTAGGAATACGGTAAGGGCAACAAAAAATGTATGCACCAACATCATCTGCCTATTTATTAAACTCAGTAATTTAAGTTCAGTTTGCCAATTAAAATATTTCGGGAAAATGACGTGAATGAGTGCTAATGCAACCAGAACAACACCAACTATTAATAAGTGTATCTGCATTAAGGGCAACAGTTAAAAATAGACATAAATGGGGTGAGTTTAGTTTCAGAGAACGAAGAAAAACCTGCCGCTTTAAATGCTTTTTGCCAAATCCCCCTTGAGAAAAAATGAGTAAAACCTATAGAAAAAGCCATAAAATTGGGCAAATCACGTAAATGTTCTACCATAACTATCTTGCCCGTTGGTTTGCATAGCCTATAACATTCTTTTAAAAAAACAATCTTCTCTTGTTGAGATCTTATTTCATGCGCTGCCAACAACAGAAATATGATATCGACGGATTTATCGGACAAAGGAATCAAATCCGTTGTGATCTGCTTTGTATCAGGAAATAGTAAACTTACTTTTCTCGCTCTGGTTATTGCCTTTTCGGTATGCTTTTCTGGATTGTAAAAATCGAAAACTTTTAAAGTTGCTTGCGGAAAATAATCTTTTAGAATGAAACTCGTTTCATCGAACCCGGCGTTAATATTTAAGATTAAATCTGGACTGGAATTGGAAATACCTATTTTCTTTAGCCAATCGAAATTATAATATCCAGAAAAATCGTAAACATATGCAGATACGATTAATGGAATTAAAAGACCGTAAAGAAAAGCTAAAATGATTATCCAAAATAAGACAACAGGCCATGGTATTAATATTTGACTAATTATCACTAACAATAAAGCAACAAAACCAAATAGGTAAAAATGCCGGTTAAAACTTAAAATGTTTAACATACCCTGAAATTTTCTTCTTTTTACTTCCATTTTTCAATTTTTCCGCTCTTCCAATAATAAGGAATATTTTGAATGTCAAAGGCATTTGCCAAAATCGGATCTTTTAGATTCAAAGAATTTAAAAACCCAAAGTTATAATTGACAATTTTAATCGGGGCTGGTTGCCAGTTCTGCCTAACGCCCTCTATAATTAAAACTTCTTTGTTTTTTTTATTGTAGGTAAAAGTAAAGGGTAAAGGCCCGGCAAATCTTCTGGCTTCCTTCCAATCGGCAAATGGCGAATTTTCGGGCAAAGCAACTTTAGGATCTGTTTTATCTATTATGATTTTAAAATTAGACTTGGTGGAAGTAATTTCTTTAATATTTTCTCTGTCAATTATTGTAATATCCGTCGTGGTATAATTATAATGTGTAAAAATATTACCCATAAACTCCATTTTCTTTTTATTTGTTTCTGATTTTAAAATATAGAGACCACGCAGACTTTTACCCGCTTTGTTTGTATAACGCACAAATACTCGGTATCCAATAAGAAAAAAATCGTTACCCATAAATTGGGGGAAGACTTTGGGCCTCAAATTTTTGGTCTGAACCATTGCTATGGCAAGGAAAGCCCATTTATCTTCAAAGGTATCCAATGTTAAGCATTCCGGAATAAGAGGTTCTAGCGCTGCTTTTGGGACAGCAAACGTTAATACAAGGGAATTTTCAAAAAATGCATCGACTGCAAAGGGGTGGTTTTTAAGAAATGAGAACATGCTGCTTGCTGTATTATTTTTTGTTTAAATAAAACCCATTGATAAAAACAATCAGAATAAATATAAATGCAAAAAGTGAATTAAATTTCCCCCAAAGCAATAAATCTGGCGCAAAAATAAATTCGATAACATTCATTGTGGCAATTACTACAATCTGAACAATAGCATTTAGCCTGGTTTTGAAACGACTTAAAATCCAGATAGCCATCACAATTTCTGATATGCCGATAAGAATTGTTAAGCTATGGCTATAGGTGGAGGTTAAAATCCTGGCAACAATCTGTTCATGGCGAGGAACAAGGCCTAATACCTTACAAAACAATCCATTTGCAAGCCAAACTAATGCGATAAACCAAATAAGTATTTTTCTAATTAATAATTGGTTTTTGCAATTGATTACGGTTACCATATTGCATTATTTAGCGCTCCGCGTCATTTGCTCAAGCATATCCCACATTTCGTTCGGGATGGCTTCCAAACCATTCATCTGGCCTGCCCCCTGCAACCATTCGCCGCCATCAATGGTAATTACTTCTCCGTTAATGTAGCCTGAAAAATCGCTTACCAGAAACGCCGCTAAATTGGCGAGTTCCTGATGATCGCCAACTCTTTTTAACGGGACACGGTTTTTAAAGTCGAATTTTTTGGCTAAATCACCAGGCAATAAACGCTCCCATGCGCCTTTGGTTGGAAACGGGCCTGGAGCAATAGCATTGGTACGAATACCATATTTACCCCACTCTACGGCCAAAGATCTTGTTAGTGCTAAAACACCACCTTTTGCACAAGCCGATGGTACCACATAGGCTGAACCTGTAAAAGCGTAAGTGGTAATGATATTTAAAACTGTTGCAGCTTGTTTTTCCTTAATCCAGTGTTTACCAAAGGTAAGTGTACAGTTAACCGTTCCTTTTAAAACGATATCGATAATGGATGAAAAGGCATTTGCGGATAACCGTTCTGTTGGTGAGATAAAATTACCCGCAGCATTGTTCAATAATACATCAACCGAGCCAAATCTTTCTAAAGTTTTGGCCAATACGTTTTCTACCTGTTCAACCTCCCTCACATCGCAGGCTACAGCCAATACTTTGCCGCCGGTTTTTTCTTCCATTTCGTCGGCAGTTTTTTGTAATACATCCTGCTTACGGCTGGTGATCACTAAATTAGCACCTAACTTCAAAAAATAAACGCCCATCGCTTTCCCAAGTCCCGTTCCTCCACCTGTAATTACAATGGTTTTTCCTTTTAAAGCATCTTCTCTGAGCATGGGTGAATTATAATTGAACATAATATTTGGTTAAACTGGTTAATTGTTTAGATTGTTTTATTGCTATATTGCCGGGAATGGTTAATCGGTTAATTGTTGTGATTGGCTAACTGTAGAAGTTCGTAAATTGCTAACTGGAAACCGACAACTGCAAACTGATTACTTTCTCTGCAGGTTAGCTAAAATTGTTTTTAATATATGGCGCGTTGCAGGCGACCACCACTGTGCCAACATTTTCTCCAGCGTAGCCGATTGATCAGCAGATACCGCAGCAATGAGTTCTTCGCGAATATTCACTTTACTTTGCGACCAGGTATTACTTTCGAGCTCCATGTATTTTTTAATCTTGCGCTCGGCAGCCGTTAACAAACTTTCATTTTTAACCAGTTCATCAACCAAACCGACTTTTAAAGCTTCTTCGGGACTGTAAAGTTTACCCGAAAGCAAACTACGGCTTGCTTCAGCTTTACCTAACCAAAAGGCATACAACTGAAAGATACTATTCGGCACAATAATACCTACCGGAACCTCATTAAGCCCAATAATATATTGTCCTTCTGCCATTACCCGGTAATCGCAGGCTAATGCCATTACACATCCGCCAGCCGGGTTATGGCCACTAATTGCGGCTACCATTGGTTTTTTAAACGAAACCATATTGGCAGTAAAGCCCAGAAACAATTGCCAGAAAGATTTAGCCTCCTCTTCGTTATAGTTATAAAGTTCTACCAAATCCAATCCTGCAGAAAAGAACGGCGCTGTACCGGTTAAAATTACACCGCCAATGTTATCATCCGCAGAAATATTTTTAAGCATATCATCAAGCT
This genomic interval carries:
- a CDS encoding SMI1/KNR4 family protein, translating into MKKILKKISETSIKQGEFSFTTEQTETKWLGNQPATSAEIQEAEIRLGVTLPADYKEFLLITNGFTTPNENVIHRFPR
- a CDS encoding DUF2071 domain-containing protein — translated: MFSFLKNHPFAVDAFFENSLVLTFAVPKAALEPLIPECLTLDTFEDKWAFLAIAMVQTKNLRPKVFPQFMGNDFFLIGYRVFVRYTNKAGKSLRGLYILKSETNKKKMEFMGNIFTHYNYTTTDITIIDRENIKEITSTKSNFKIIIDKTDPKVALPENSPFADWKEARRFAGPLPFTFTYNKKNKEVLIIEGVRQNWQPAPIKIVNYNFGFLNSLNLKDPILANAFDIQNIPYYWKSGKIEKWK
- a CDS encoding DoxX-like family protein, translated to MVTVINCKNQLLIRKILIWFIALVWLANGLFCKVLGLVPRHEQIVARILTSTYSHSLTILIGISEIVMAIWILSRFKTRLNAIVQIVVIATMNVIEFIFAPDLLLWGKFNSLFAFIFILIVFINGFYLNKK
- a CDS encoding TlpA disulfide reductase family protein, giving the protein MKKLLLSAMALLPLAALAQKPFTVNGDIKGLKTGDKVYLIYQTEGKSITDSAIVANGAFAFKGTLASPAQGSLFLNKNPYVNRPAQGEKLDALSLYVEPGNIKLSAADSLKKATITGSAVNADAAKLKALTKPVADKLAAINAEYAAYTPEQKQDKAVMEALGARYEKEAAGLTPLLLQFANSNPKSFISLNSINELASDPDQAAAAEKTFNALSPELKATYTGKKIAQIFEAGRKTAIGVMAMDFTQNDPDGKPVKLSDFKGKYVLVDFWASWCGPCRQENPNVVVAYNKFKDKGFTVLGVSLDRPGKKDAWLKAIADDKLTWTHVSDLKFWDNEVAQMYGIRSIPANFLIDPTGKIIAKGLREQALQDKLQELLGSKSK
- a CDS encoding SDR family oxidoreductase, with protein sequence MFNYNSPMLREDALKGKTIVITGGGTGLGKAMGVYFLKLGANLVITSRKQDVLQKTADEMEEKTGGKVLAVACDVREVEQVENVLAKTLERFGSVDVLLNNAAGNFISPTERLSANAFSSIIDIVLKGTVNCTLTFGKHWIKEKQAATVLNIITTYAFTGSAYVVPSACAKGGVLALTRSLAVEWGKYGIRTNAIAPGPFPTKGAWERLLPGDLAKKFDFKNRVPLKRVGDHQELANLAAFLVSDFSGYINGEVITIDGGEWLQGAGQMNGLEAIPNEMWDMLEQMTRSAK
- a CDS encoding enoyl-CoA hydratase/isomerase family protein, yielding MNTIKVSVKDRLATITLDRGKSNALNRELITELDDMLKNISADDNIGGVILTGTAPFFSAGLDLVELYNYNEEEAKSFWQLFLGFTANMVSFKKPMVAAISGHNPAGGCVMALACDYRVMAEGQYIIGLNEVPVGIIVPNSIFQLYAFWLGKAEASRSLLSGKLYSPEEALKVGLVDELVKNESLLTAAERKIKKYMELESNTWSQSKVNIREELIAAVSADQSATLEKMLAQWWSPATRHILKTILANLQRK
- the purD gene encoding phosphoribosylamine--glycine ligase codes for the protein MNILLLGSGGRESAFAWKMSQSSHCDKLIIAPGNGGTGAYGTNININVNDFDAIKKVVLTENIGLVVVGPEEPLVNGIHDFFLADKAIAHIPVIGPKKEGAILEGSKDFSKQFMERHGIPTAASKSFTPETLEDGLAYLQNHALPVVLKADGLAAGKGVLICTETIEAQEELKLMLGGKFGAAGATVVIEEFLSGIELSVFILTDGENYITLPSAKDYKRIGQGDTGLNTGGMGSVSPVPFATPEFLAKVEERIIKPTVDGLKKDNIDYTGFIFFGLIKVGEEPFVIEYNARMGDPETESVIPRVENDLVELFLATANKQLNQVNLVISEQTAATVMIVAGGYPGDYLKGKAISGIENLRHSNAFHAGTLLENDVVKTNGGRVIAITSLQKDLFTALQSATADAGRIYFDGKYFREDIGFDLI
- a CDS encoding methyltransferase domain-containing protein, whose amino-acid sequence is MEVKRRKFQGMLNILSFNRHFYLFGFVALLLVIISQILIPWPVVLFWIIILAFLYGLLIPLIVSAYVYDFSGYYNFDWLKKIGISNSSPDLILNINAGFDETSFILKDYFPQATLKVFDFYNPEKHTEKAITRARKVSLLFPDTKQITTDLIPLSDKSVDIIFLLLAAHEIRSQQEKIVFLKECYRLCKPTGKIVMVEHLRDLPNFMAFSIGFTHFFSRGIWQKAFKAAGFSSFSETKLTPFMSIFNCCP